A single Musa acuminata AAA Group cultivar baxijiao chromosome BXJ2-1, Cavendish_Baxijiao_AAA, whole genome shotgun sequence DNA region contains:
- the LOC135597999 gene encoding probable serine/threonine-protein kinase WNK11, with product MMPCLRPDPADVDAEPFEEIDPSGRYGRYGDLLGVGAVKRVYRGFDQEEGIEVAWNQVRLRSFSDDNQLLNRIFGEVRLLRALRHENIISLHDGWMDDDGGGSTLNFATEFCNSGSLREYRKRHRHVSLKALKKWSRQILKGLHYLHSHEPCVIHRDLNCSNVFINGNVGQVKIGDFGLAALVGKNHAAHSVLGTPEFMAPEMYEEDYTELVDIYSFGMCVLEMVTLEIPYGECDNIARIYRKVTTGVRPAALSKVKDPEVQAFIERCLGKPRARPSASQLLTDPFFQGLDDDDAASPPPPPPCPPAERAISAF from the exons ATGATGCCGTGCCTGAGGCCGGATCCGGCGGACGTGGACGCGGAGCCTTTCGAGGAGATCGATCCCTCCgggcggtacgggcggtacggcgACCTGCTTGGCGTCGGCGCCGTGAAGCGGGTGTATCGGGGCTTCGACCAGGAGGAGGGGATCGAGGTGGCGTGGAACCAGGTCCGACTACGTAGCTTCAGCGATGACAACCAGCTGCTGAACCGCATCTTCGGGGAGGTGCGGCTGCTTCGGGCGCTTCGGCATGAGAACATCATCTCGCTGCACGACGGGTGGATGGATGACGACGGAGGCGGCAGCACGCTCAATTTTGCCACCGAGTTCTGCAACTCCGGCAGCCTTCGGGAGTACCGGAAGCGGCACCGCCACGTCTCGCTCAAGGCCCTCAAGAAATGGTCGCGCCAGATACTGAAGGGCTTGCACTACCTCCACAGCCACGAGCCGTGCGTCATCCACCGCGACCTTAATTGCTCCAACGTCTTCATCAATGGCAATGTTGGCCAG gtaaaaattggggattttgggCTAGCGGCGCTGGTCGGGAAGAACCACGCTGCGCATTCCGTGCTGGGGACGCCGGAGTTCATGGCCCCGGAGATGTACGAGGAGGACTACACGGAGCTGGTCGACATCTACTCGTTCGGGATGTGTGTGCTGGAGATGGTGACCCTCGAGATCCCCTACGGCGAGTGCGACAACATCGCCAGGATCTACCGGAAGGTGACGACCGGGGTGAGGCCGGCGGCCTTGTCCAAGGTCAAGGACCCCGAGGTGCAGGCCTTCATCGAGCGGTGCCTCGGCAAGCCGAGGGCTCGGCCCTCTGCCTCCCAACTCCTCACGGACCCGTTCTTCCAGggcctcgacgacgacgacgctgCCTCCCCGCCGCCTCCGCCCCCTTGCCCACCCGCAGAAAGGGCCATCAGCGCCTTCTGA
- the LOC135597998 gene encoding zinc finger CCCH domain-containing protein 54-like isoform X1, whose amino-acid sequence MAVSPPREGEGEDGSLPQDDLHLVHEATKYDMDNSELAKVILSRIQKLDPENALKIMGCIFLKEPTNQELVQLALGSDNMLVSRISDAKSMLSNSDMQFGSNHHGSYNSHVPKPYLNLQHVSGQCSPYKDLIVDEYSFDEHTNFLGLKEQLEIANQMENDCLPEVSHHGKLTLRTRRRSCSPSKSSKVCHFFNKGYCKHGRSCGFLHEQSLSDGYPWNFIRDMNNAANCDEGATPRSLEKIEREIVELLRLEGPISIALLPKLYYDRYGKHLLTEGYLTESQRHDKTGFSLIKLLINFKDSIIVIARAHGEHYIILAEDAPRYKSTNERTNPGTASSSSHQIYLTFPAESTFTVDGVSNYFSKYGPVKDVRIPYQDKRMFGFVSFVRPETVGAVLMKGNPHFIDGARVLVKPYKIKSRTTGRTHTKKTKPTTCYPNLQMNSYCPLMPLDLNSSQLREQLIGEHEKMFKDDRMCLSKFNIASRTPTETPLLHYGTEPKTSGYVKFPVVNKCHLVGAINTGLNTDDEFSNSCTENRSQIELPESPFYSSSRGKQYFGSHVPIQRRK is encoded by the exons ATGGCGGTGTCTCCGCCTCGCGAGGGCGAGGGAGAAGATGGCAGTCTCCCACAAGATGACCTTCATCTTGTGCATG AGGCTACAAAGTATGATATGGACAATTCGGAATTAGCAAAAGTAATCCTCAGTAGAATTCAAAAGCTTGATCCAGAGAATGCGCTCAAGATCATGGGTTGTATTTTCTTAAAGGAGCCTACCAATCAAGAATTGGTCCAATTAGCATTGGGGTCTGACAACATGTTAGTGTCAAGAATAAGTGATGCTAAGTCCATGCTTTCCAACTCTGACATGCAATTTGGTTCCAACCATCATGGTTCTTACAATTCTCATGTTCCAAAACCCTATTTGAATCTTCAGCATGTTTCTGGACAGTGTTCACCATACAAAGATTTAATCGTGGATGAGTACTCTTTTGATGAACACACTAATTTTCTCGGTTTGAAGGAGCAATTAGAAATTGCCAATCAGATGGAAAATGACTGCCTCCCTGAAGTTTCACACCATGGTAAGCTGACTTTAAGAACTAGGAGAAGATCATGCAGTCCTTCAAAGTCGAGCAAGGTGTGCCATTTTTTCAACAAGGGTTACTGCAAGCATGGCAGAAGCTGTGGGTTCTTGCATGAGCAATCCTTGTCAGATGGCTACCCTTGGAATTTTATTCGTGACATGAACAATGCTGCAAACTGTGACGAAGGTGCCACACCTAGATCACTTGAGAAGATAGAAAGGGAAATTGTAGAGCTTTTGAGATTGGAAGGGCCTATTTCTATTGCATTGCTGCCTAAACTATACTACGATCGGTATGGCAAGCACCTTTTAACCGAGGGGTATCTTACAGAGAGCCAAAGGCATGACAAGACTGGTTTCAGCTTGATAAAGCTGCTCATCAACTTCAAGGATAGTATCATTGTCATTGCTAG AGCACATGGAGAGCATTACATAATTCTAGCAGAAGATGCACCAAGATACAAGTCCACGAATGAGAGAACTAATCCAGGCACAGCATCTTCGAGTTCTCATCAGATTTATCTTACATTTCCAGCAGAAAGCACATTCACTGTTGATGGTGTCTCAAACTATTTCTC GAAATATGGTCCAGTAAAAGATGTGAGGATTCCTTACCAAGACAAGCGCATGTTCGGATTTGTGAGCTTTGTCAGACCAGAAACTGTTGGTGCTGTCTTGATGAAGGGGAATCCTCATTTTATTGATGGGGCTCGCGTCCTTGTCAAGCCCTATAAAATAAAATCCAGGACTACTGGCAG AACGCATACAAAGAAAACAAAGCCCACGACTTGTTATCCTAATCTTCAGATGAATTCTTATTGTCCTCTAA TGCCTCTAGATCTTAATTCAAGTCAACTCAGAGAGCAGCTGATTGGGGAGCATGAAAAGATGTTTAAAGATGACAGAATGTGTCTTTCTAAGTTTAACATTGCATCAAGGACACCAACAGAGACACCATTGCTGCACTATGGCACGGAACCGAAAACTTCAG GCTATGTCAAATTTCCCGTCGTTAATAAATGTCATTTAGTTGGTGCTATCAATACTGGCTTGAACACTGATGATGAATTCAGCAACAGTTGCACTGAAAATAG AAGCCAAATTGAACTTCCTGAGAGTCCTTTTTACTCTTCCTCCAGAGGAAAGCAGTATTTCGGAAGTCATGTACCAATTCagagaagaaaatga
- the LOC135597998 gene encoding zinc finger CCCH domain-containing protein 54-like isoform X4, with translation MAVSPPREGEGEDGSLPQDDLHLVHEATKYDMDNSELAKVILSRIQKLDPENALKIMGCIFLKEPTNQELVQLALGSDNMLVSRISDAKSMLSNSDMQFGSNHHGSYNSHVPKPYLNLQHVSGQCSPYKDLIVDEYSFDEHTNFLGLKEQLEIANQMENDCLPEVSHHGKLTLRTRRRSCSPSKSSKVCHFFNKGYCKHGRSCGFLHEQSLSDGYPWNFIRDMNNAANCDEGATPRSLEKIEREIVELLRLEGPISIALLPKLYYDRYGKHLLTEGYLTESQRHDKTGFSLIKLLINFKDSIIVIARAHGEHYIILAEDAPRYKSTNERTNPGTASSSSHQIYLTFPAESTFTVDGVSNYFSKYGPVKDVRIPYQDKRMFGFVSFVRPETVGAVLMKGNPHFIDGARVLVKPYKIKSRTTGRTHTKKTKPTTCYPNLQMNSYCPLMPLDLNSSQLREQLIGEHEKMFKDDRMCLSKFNIASRTPTETPLLHYGTEPKTSGC, from the exons ATGGCGGTGTCTCCGCCTCGCGAGGGCGAGGGAGAAGATGGCAGTCTCCCACAAGATGACCTTCATCTTGTGCATG AGGCTACAAAGTATGATATGGACAATTCGGAATTAGCAAAAGTAATCCTCAGTAGAATTCAAAAGCTTGATCCAGAGAATGCGCTCAAGATCATGGGTTGTATTTTCTTAAAGGAGCCTACCAATCAAGAATTGGTCCAATTAGCATTGGGGTCTGACAACATGTTAGTGTCAAGAATAAGTGATGCTAAGTCCATGCTTTCCAACTCTGACATGCAATTTGGTTCCAACCATCATGGTTCTTACAATTCTCATGTTCCAAAACCCTATTTGAATCTTCAGCATGTTTCTGGACAGTGTTCACCATACAAAGATTTAATCGTGGATGAGTACTCTTTTGATGAACACACTAATTTTCTCGGTTTGAAGGAGCAATTAGAAATTGCCAATCAGATGGAAAATGACTGCCTCCCTGAAGTTTCACACCATGGTAAGCTGACTTTAAGAACTAGGAGAAGATCATGCAGTCCTTCAAAGTCGAGCAAGGTGTGCCATTTTTTCAACAAGGGTTACTGCAAGCATGGCAGAAGCTGTGGGTTCTTGCATGAGCAATCCTTGTCAGATGGCTACCCTTGGAATTTTATTCGTGACATGAACAATGCTGCAAACTGTGACGAAGGTGCCACACCTAGATCACTTGAGAAGATAGAAAGGGAAATTGTAGAGCTTTTGAGATTGGAAGGGCCTATTTCTATTGCATTGCTGCCTAAACTATACTACGATCGGTATGGCAAGCACCTTTTAACCGAGGGGTATCTTACAGAGAGCCAAAGGCATGACAAGACTGGTTTCAGCTTGATAAAGCTGCTCATCAACTTCAAGGATAGTATCATTGTCATTGCTAG AGCACATGGAGAGCATTACATAATTCTAGCAGAAGATGCACCAAGATACAAGTCCACGAATGAGAGAACTAATCCAGGCACAGCATCTTCGAGTTCTCATCAGATTTATCTTACATTTCCAGCAGAAAGCACATTCACTGTTGATGGTGTCTCAAACTATTTCTC GAAATATGGTCCAGTAAAAGATGTGAGGATTCCTTACCAAGACAAGCGCATGTTCGGATTTGTGAGCTTTGTCAGACCAGAAACTGTTGGTGCTGTCTTGATGAAGGGGAATCCTCATTTTATTGATGGGGCTCGCGTCCTTGTCAAGCCCTATAAAATAAAATCCAGGACTACTGGCAG AACGCATACAAAGAAAACAAAGCCCACGACTTGTTATCCTAATCTTCAGATGAATTCTTATTGTCCTCTAA TGCCTCTAGATCTTAATTCAAGTCAACTCAGAGAGCAGCTGATTGGGGAGCATGAAAAGATGTTTAAAGATGACAGAATGTGTCTTTCTAAGTTTAACATTGCATCAAGGACACCAACAGAGACACCATTGCTGCACTATGGCACGGAACCGAAAACTTCAGGttgttaa
- the LOC135597998 gene encoding zinc finger CCCH domain-containing protein 54-like isoform X3 gives MAVSPPREGEGEDGSLPQDDLHLVHEATKYDMDNSELAKVILSRIQKLDPENALKIMGCIFLKEPTNQELVQLALGSDNMLVSRISDAKSMLSNSDMQFGSNHHGSYNSHVPKPYLNLQHVSGQCSPYKDLIVDEYSFDEHTNFLGLKEQLEIANQMENDCLPEVSHHGKLTLRTRRRSCSPSKSSKVCHFFNKGYCKHGRSCGFLHEQSLSDGYPWNFIRDMNNAANCDEGATPRSLEKIEREIVELLRLEGPISIALLPKLYYDRYGKHLLTEGYLTESQRHDKTGFSLIKLLINFKDSIIVIARAHGEHYIILAEDAPRYKSTNERTNPGTASSSSHQIYLTFPAESTFTVDGVSNYFSKYGPVKDVRIPYQDKRMFGFVSFVRPETVGAVLMKGNPHFIDGARVLVKPYKIKSRTTGRTHTKKTKPTTCYPNLQMNSYCPLMPLDLNSSQLREQLIGEHEKMFKDDRMCLSKFNIASRTPTETPLLHYGTEPKTSEAKLNFLRVLFTLPPEESSISEVMYQFREENEE, from the exons ATGGCGGTGTCTCCGCCTCGCGAGGGCGAGGGAGAAGATGGCAGTCTCCCACAAGATGACCTTCATCTTGTGCATG AGGCTACAAAGTATGATATGGACAATTCGGAATTAGCAAAAGTAATCCTCAGTAGAATTCAAAAGCTTGATCCAGAGAATGCGCTCAAGATCATGGGTTGTATTTTCTTAAAGGAGCCTACCAATCAAGAATTGGTCCAATTAGCATTGGGGTCTGACAACATGTTAGTGTCAAGAATAAGTGATGCTAAGTCCATGCTTTCCAACTCTGACATGCAATTTGGTTCCAACCATCATGGTTCTTACAATTCTCATGTTCCAAAACCCTATTTGAATCTTCAGCATGTTTCTGGACAGTGTTCACCATACAAAGATTTAATCGTGGATGAGTACTCTTTTGATGAACACACTAATTTTCTCGGTTTGAAGGAGCAATTAGAAATTGCCAATCAGATGGAAAATGACTGCCTCCCTGAAGTTTCACACCATGGTAAGCTGACTTTAAGAACTAGGAGAAGATCATGCAGTCCTTCAAAGTCGAGCAAGGTGTGCCATTTTTTCAACAAGGGTTACTGCAAGCATGGCAGAAGCTGTGGGTTCTTGCATGAGCAATCCTTGTCAGATGGCTACCCTTGGAATTTTATTCGTGACATGAACAATGCTGCAAACTGTGACGAAGGTGCCACACCTAGATCACTTGAGAAGATAGAAAGGGAAATTGTAGAGCTTTTGAGATTGGAAGGGCCTATTTCTATTGCATTGCTGCCTAAACTATACTACGATCGGTATGGCAAGCACCTTTTAACCGAGGGGTATCTTACAGAGAGCCAAAGGCATGACAAGACTGGTTTCAGCTTGATAAAGCTGCTCATCAACTTCAAGGATAGTATCATTGTCATTGCTAG AGCACATGGAGAGCATTACATAATTCTAGCAGAAGATGCACCAAGATACAAGTCCACGAATGAGAGAACTAATCCAGGCACAGCATCTTCGAGTTCTCATCAGATTTATCTTACATTTCCAGCAGAAAGCACATTCACTGTTGATGGTGTCTCAAACTATTTCTC GAAATATGGTCCAGTAAAAGATGTGAGGATTCCTTACCAAGACAAGCGCATGTTCGGATTTGTGAGCTTTGTCAGACCAGAAACTGTTGGTGCTGTCTTGATGAAGGGGAATCCTCATTTTATTGATGGGGCTCGCGTCCTTGTCAAGCCCTATAAAATAAAATCCAGGACTACTGGCAG AACGCATACAAAGAAAACAAAGCCCACGACTTGTTATCCTAATCTTCAGATGAATTCTTATTGTCCTCTAA TGCCTCTAGATCTTAATTCAAGTCAACTCAGAGAGCAGCTGATTGGGGAGCATGAAAAGATGTTTAAAGATGACAGAATGTGTCTTTCTAAGTTTAACATTGCATCAAGGACACCAACAGAGACACCATTGCTGCACTATGGCACGGAACCGAAAACTTCAG AAGCCAAATTGAACTTCCTGAGAGTCCTTTTTACTCTTCCTCCAGAGGAAAGCAGTATTTCGGAAGTCATGTACCAATTCagagaagaaaatgaagaatAG
- the LOC135598390 gene encoding phosphoethanolamine N-methyltransferase-like yields MASFAKTVVHGEEEREVQKSYWMEHSRDLTVEAMMLDSRATELDKEERPEVLSLLPPYKGKSVLELGAGIGRFTSELAKEAGHVLALDFIESVIKKNESLNGHYKNTSFLCADVTSPDLTIEADSVDLIFSNWLLMYLSDKEVEKLVERMVKWVKVGGYIFFRESCFHQSGDSKRKVNPTHYREPRFYTKVFKECHTYDDQGNSFELSLITYKCIAAYVKNKKNQNQICWIWRKNKSDDGRGFQRFLDNVQYKSNGILRYERVFGDGFVSTGGIETTKEFVAKLELKPGQKVLDVGCGIGGGDFYMAENFDVDVVGIDLSINMVSFALERAIGRKCAVEFEVADCTKKTYPENTFDVIYSRDTILHIQDKPTLFRSFYKWLKPGGKLLISDYCKKLGAPSDDFAAYIKQRGYDLHDVDAYGQMLKNAGFNKVIAEDRTNQFLEVLQRELDAVEMDKEGFIRDFSQEDYDEIVNGWKAKLKRSSVGEQRWGLFIAQKK; encoded by the exons ATGGCTTCCTTCGCTAAGACTGTTGTGCATG GGGAAGAGGAGCGGGAGGTGCAGAAGAGCTACTGGATGGAGCACTCCAGGGACCTGACCGTGGAGGCTATGATGCTCGACTCTCGTGCCACTGAGCTCGACAAGGAAGAGAGGCCTGAG GTCCTTTCCTTACTTCCACCTTACAAGGGAAAATCAGTCTTGGAGCTTGGAGCTGGTATCGGACGTTTTACTAGTGAACTTGCAAAGGAAGCTGGTCATGTTCTGGCTTTGGACTTCATTGAAAGTGTGATTAAAAAG AATGAAAGTTTGAATGGACACTATAAGAATACAAGTTTTCTGTGTGCTGATGTCACATCTCCAGACTTGACCATTGAGGCAGATTCTGTTGATCTGATATTTTCAAATTGGTTACTAATGTATCTCTCTGATAAAGAG GTGGAAAAACTGGTTGAAAGGATGGTAAAATGGGTGAAAGTCGGTGGGTATATCTTTTTTAGAGAATCTTGTTTCCATCAATCTGGTGACTCCAAAAGGAAAGTCAATCCAACACATTACCGGGAGCCAAGATTTTACACAAAG GTATTTAAAGAGTGCCATACATATGATGACCAAGGAAACTCATTTGAACTCTCTCTTATTACATATAAGTGCATTGCAGCTTAtgtgaagaacaagaaaaatcaaaatcaG ATCTGTTGGATATGGCGAAAAAATAAATCAGACGATGGAAGGGGTTTCCAACGTTTCTTGGACAATGTACAATACAAAAGCAATGGGATTCTACGCTATGAGCGTGTCTTTGGAGATGGTTTTGTGAGCACTGGAGGAATTG AGACTACAAAGGAGTTTGTGGCAAAGCTTGAACTTAAGCCTGGACAGAAGGTACTTGATGTTGGATGTGGTATCGGGGGTGGTGACTTTTATATGGCTGAAAACTTTGATGTCGACGTGGTTGGGATAGATCTTTCAATAAACATGGTGTCTTTTGCTCTTGAACGGGCAATTGGACGCAAGTGCGCTGTAGAGTTTGAGGTTGCTGACTGCACAAAGAAAACATATCCAGAGAACACCTTTGATGTTATATACAGCCGCGACACTATCCTTCATATACAG GACAAACCGACATTGTTTAGGAGCTTTTATAAGTGGTTGAAACCAGGAGGCAAGCTTCTCATCAGTGATTACTGCAAAAAATTAGGAGCACCATCTGACGATTTTGCAGCATATATTAAGCAAAGAGGATATGATCTTCATGATGTTGATGCTTATGGCCAG ATGCTAAAGAATGCCGGATTTAATAAGGTCATTGCAGAAGATAGGACTAATCAG TTTTTAGAGGTTCTGCAAAGGGAATTGGATGCTGTTGAGATGGACAAGGAAGGATTCATACGTGATTTCTCACAG GAAGATTACGACGAAATTGTGAATGGTTGGAAGGCAAAGCTGAAGAGAAGTTCCGTTGGTGAGCAGAGGTGGGGCCTTTTCATTGCCCAAAAGAAATGA
- the LOC135597998 gene encoding zinc finger CCCH domain-containing protein 54-like isoform X2: protein MAVSPPREGEGEDGSLPQDDLHLVHEATKYDMDNSELAKVILSRIQKLDPENALKIMGCIFLKEPTNQELVQLALGSDNMLVSRISDAKSMLSNSDMQFGSNHHGSYNSHVPKPYLNLQHVSGQCSPYKDLIVDEYSFDEHTNFLGLKEQLEIANQMENDCLPEVSHHGKLTLRTRRRSCSPSKSSKVCHFFNKGYCKHGRSCGFLHEQSLSDGYPWNFIRDMNNAANCDEGATPRSLEKIEREIVELLRLEGPISIALLPKLYYDRYGKHLLTEGYLTESQRHDKTGFSLIKLLINFKDSIIVIARAHGEHYIILAEDAPRYKSTNERTNPGTASSSSHQIYLTFPAESTFTVDGVSNYFSKYGPVKDVRIPYQDKRMFGFVSFVRPETVGAVLMKGNPHFIDGARVLVKPYKIKSRTTGRTHTKKTKPTTCYPNLQMNSYCPLNLNSSQLREQLIGEHEKMFKDDRMCLSKFNIASRTPTETPLLHYGTEPKTSGYVKFPVVNKCHLVGAINTGLNTDDEFSNSCTENRSQIELPESPFYSSSRGKQYFGSHVPIQRRK, encoded by the exons ATGGCGGTGTCTCCGCCTCGCGAGGGCGAGGGAGAAGATGGCAGTCTCCCACAAGATGACCTTCATCTTGTGCATG AGGCTACAAAGTATGATATGGACAATTCGGAATTAGCAAAAGTAATCCTCAGTAGAATTCAAAAGCTTGATCCAGAGAATGCGCTCAAGATCATGGGTTGTATTTTCTTAAAGGAGCCTACCAATCAAGAATTGGTCCAATTAGCATTGGGGTCTGACAACATGTTAGTGTCAAGAATAAGTGATGCTAAGTCCATGCTTTCCAACTCTGACATGCAATTTGGTTCCAACCATCATGGTTCTTACAATTCTCATGTTCCAAAACCCTATTTGAATCTTCAGCATGTTTCTGGACAGTGTTCACCATACAAAGATTTAATCGTGGATGAGTACTCTTTTGATGAACACACTAATTTTCTCGGTTTGAAGGAGCAATTAGAAATTGCCAATCAGATGGAAAATGACTGCCTCCCTGAAGTTTCACACCATGGTAAGCTGACTTTAAGAACTAGGAGAAGATCATGCAGTCCTTCAAAGTCGAGCAAGGTGTGCCATTTTTTCAACAAGGGTTACTGCAAGCATGGCAGAAGCTGTGGGTTCTTGCATGAGCAATCCTTGTCAGATGGCTACCCTTGGAATTTTATTCGTGACATGAACAATGCTGCAAACTGTGACGAAGGTGCCACACCTAGATCACTTGAGAAGATAGAAAGGGAAATTGTAGAGCTTTTGAGATTGGAAGGGCCTATTTCTATTGCATTGCTGCCTAAACTATACTACGATCGGTATGGCAAGCACCTTTTAACCGAGGGGTATCTTACAGAGAGCCAAAGGCATGACAAGACTGGTTTCAGCTTGATAAAGCTGCTCATCAACTTCAAGGATAGTATCATTGTCATTGCTAG AGCACATGGAGAGCATTACATAATTCTAGCAGAAGATGCACCAAGATACAAGTCCACGAATGAGAGAACTAATCCAGGCACAGCATCTTCGAGTTCTCATCAGATTTATCTTACATTTCCAGCAGAAAGCACATTCACTGTTGATGGTGTCTCAAACTATTTCTC GAAATATGGTCCAGTAAAAGATGTGAGGATTCCTTACCAAGACAAGCGCATGTTCGGATTTGTGAGCTTTGTCAGACCAGAAACTGTTGGTGCTGTCTTGATGAAGGGGAATCCTCATTTTATTGATGGGGCTCGCGTCCTTGTCAAGCCCTATAAAATAAAATCCAGGACTACTGGCAG AACGCATACAAAGAAAACAAAGCCCACGACTTGTTATCCTAATCTTCAGATGAATTCTTATTGTCCTCTAA ATCTTAATTCAAGTCAACTCAGAGAGCAGCTGATTGGGGAGCATGAAAAGATGTTTAAAGATGACAGAATGTGTCTTTCTAAGTTTAACATTGCATCAAGGACACCAACAGAGACACCATTGCTGCACTATGGCACGGAACCGAAAACTTCAG GCTATGTCAAATTTCCCGTCGTTAATAAATGTCATTTAGTTGGTGCTATCAATACTGGCTTGAACACTGATGATGAATTCAGCAACAGTTGCACTGAAAATAG AAGCCAAATTGAACTTCCTGAGAGTCCTTTTTACTCTTCCTCCAGAGGAAAGCAGTATTTCGGAAGTCATGTACCAATTCagagaagaaaatga